The Budorcas taxicolor isolate Tak-1 chromosome 25, Takin1.1, whole genome shotgun sequence genome includes a region encoding these proteins:
- the ESAM gene encoding endothelial cell-selective adhesion molecule isoform X1 has protein sequence MISLPGSPATSLLRVLFLGLTTLASPSRAQMEVHVSTSLTKLQAVEGAEVVLPAWYSLHGELSPTKPKPWEVPTVMWFFLEGKDKNMSQVLTYIGQVTMSEPRASLVHPMPSRNVSLRLRDLQEKDSGSYLCFVNLQYNQGTVKGQSSKHLELDVLVPPAPPSCHLRGVAHVGTNVTLSCQSPRSKPTAQYQWVRSPPSSQVFFAPVLDAIHGSLSLKNLSTSMSGVYVCKAHNEVGSAQCNVTLTVSTGPRAMVVAGVVVGTMVGLGLLAGLVLLYQHRGKALEEPANDIKFGHPWHRGLRLGGWPPSRLLVLHPHLSEAQLKPKFPGSRRRGSGPGIKKRSHPWLSLSLQWDAAEIVTTASPSTPRPGGDHQSTSPPGLLGLYPTPPNLILHSPLQLLALI, from the exons ATGATTTCCTTGCCCGGGTCTCCTGCGACCAGCTTGCTGCGGGTTTTGTTCCTGGGGCTGACTACTCTCG cgTCCCCCTCGCGGGCCCAGATGGAGGTGCACGTGTCCACGAGCCTCACGAAGCTACAGGCGGTGGAGGGAGCGGAAGTGGTGCTCCCAGCATGGTACAGCCTGCATGGGGAACTGTCTCCGACCAAGCCCAAGCCTTGGGAGGTGCCCACCGTGATGTGGTTCTTCCTAGAAGGGAAGGATAAGAATATGAGCCAG GTGTTGACATACATCGGTCAGGTCACAATGAGTGAGCCTCGAGCATCCCTGGTCCACCCCATGCCCTCCCGGAACGTGTCACTGCGGCTGCGGGACCTGCAGGAGAAAGACTCTGGGTCCTACCTCTGTTTTGTGAACTTGCAATATAATCAAGGCACTGTTAAAGGTCAAAGCAGCAAACATTTAGAGCTGGATGTCCTGG TCCCTCCGGCTCCTCCATCCTGCCATCTCCGCGGTGTGGCCCACGTGGGGACCAACGTGACCCTGAGCTGCCAGTCCCCAAGGAGTAAGCCCACTGCCCAGTACCAGTGGGTGCGGTCACCCCCATCCTCCCAGGTTTTTTTTGCACCTGTTTTAG ATGCCATCCACGGGTCTTTAAGCCTCAAAAACCTGTCCACTTCCATGTCTGGAGTGTATGTCTGCAAGGCCCACAATGAGGTGGGCAGTGCCCAGTGCAATGTGACCCTGACTGTGAGCACAG GGCCCAGGGCTATGGTGGTTGCCGGAGTTGTCGTGGGCACCATGGTCGGACTGGGGCTGCTGGCAGGACTGGTGCTCTTGTACCAACACCGAGGCAAGGCCCTAGAGGAGCCGGCCAATGATATCAA GTTCGGACACCCCTGGCACAGAGGCCTGAGATTGGGAGGGTGGCCGCCTTCCAGACTGCTGGTCCTCCACCCTCACCTTTCTGAGGCTCAGTTGAAACCCAAGTTTCCAGGAAGTAGGAGAAGAGGAAGTGGACCTGGGATTAAGAAGCGCTCCCACCCCTGGCTGTCTCTAAGTCTGCAGTGGGATGCTGCTGAAATTGTTACCACTGCCTCCCCCTCAACCCCCAGGCCTGGTGGGGACCACCAGTCAACCAGTCCTCCAGGCCTCCTTGGTCTGTACCCCACCCCACCTAACCTCATCCTTCACTCCCCGCTCCAGCTCCTTGCATTAATATAA
- the ESAM gene encoding endothelial cell-selective adhesion molecule isoform X3: MISLPGSPATSLLRVLFLGLTTLASPSRAQMEVHVSTSLTKLQAVEGAEVVLPAWYSLHGELSPTKPKPWEVPTVMWFFLEGKDKNMSQVLTYIGQVTMSEPRASLVHPMPSRNVSLRLRDLQEKDSGSYLCFVNLQYNQGTVKGQSSKHLELDVLVPPAPPSCHLRGVAHVGTNVTLSCQSPRSKPTAQYQWVRSPPSSQVFFAPVLDAIHGSLSLKNLSTSMSGVYVCKAHNEVGSAQCNVTLTVSTGPRAMVVAGVVVGTMVGLGLLAGLVLLYQHRGKALEEPANDIKEDAIAPRTLPWPKGSDTISKNGTLSSVTSARALRPPQGPSRLGSDTPGTEA, encoded by the exons ATGATTTCCTTGCCCGGGTCTCCTGCGACCAGCTTGCTGCGGGTTTTGTTCCTGGGGCTGACTACTCTCG cgTCCCCCTCGCGGGCCCAGATGGAGGTGCACGTGTCCACGAGCCTCACGAAGCTACAGGCGGTGGAGGGAGCGGAAGTGGTGCTCCCAGCATGGTACAGCCTGCATGGGGAACTGTCTCCGACCAAGCCCAAGCCTTGGGAGGTGCCCACCGTGATGTGGTTCTTCCTAGAAGGGAAGGATAAGAATATGAGCCAG GTGTTGACATACATCGGTCAGGTCACAATGAGTGAGCCTCGAGCATCCCTGGTCCACCCCATGCCCTCCCGGAACGTGTCACTGCGGCTGCGGGACCTGCAGGAGAAAGACTCTGGGTCCTACCTCTGTTTTGTGAACTTGCAATATAATCAAGGCACTGTTAAAGGTCAAAGCAGCAAACATTTAGAGCTGGATGTCCTGG TCCCTCCGGCTCCTCCATCCTGCCATCTCCGCGGTGTGGCCCACGTGGGGACCAACGTGACCCTGAGCTGCCAGTCCCCAAGGAGTAAGCCCACTGCCCAGTACCAGTGGGTGCGGTCACCCCCATCCTCCCAGGTTTTTTTTGCACCTGTTTTAG ATGCCATCCACGGGTCTTTAAGCCTCAAAAACCTGTCCACTTCCATGTCTGGAGTGTATGTCTGCAAGGCCCACAATGAGGTGGGCAGTGCCCAGTGCAATGTGACCCTGACTGTGAGCACAG GGCCCAGGGCTATGGTGGTTGCCGGAGTTGTCGTGGGCACCATGGTCGGACTGGGGCTGCTGGCAGGACTGGTGCTCTTGTACCAACACCGAGGCAAGGCCCTAGAGGAGCCGGCCAATGATATCAA GGAGGACGCCATCGCTCCCCGGACGCTGCCCTGGCCCAAGGGCTCAGACACAATTTCCAAGAATGGGACCCTTTCCTCTGTTACCTCGGCGCGAGCCCTCCGGCCACCCCAGGGCCCTTCCAGGCTTG GTTCGGACACCCCTGGCACAGAGGCCTGA
- the ESAM gene encoding endothelial cell-selective adhesion molecule isoform X2, giving the protein MISLPGSPATSLLRVLFLGLTTLASPSRAQMEVHVSTSLTKLQAVEGAEVVLPAWYSLHGELSPTKPKPWEVPTVMWFFLEGKDKNMSQVLTYIGQVTMSEPRASLVHPMPSRNVSLRLRDLQEKDSGSYLCFVNLQYNQGTVKGQSSKHLELDVLVPPAPPSCHLRGVAHVGTNVTLSCQSPRSKPTAQYQWVRSPPSSQVFFAPVLDAIHGSLSLKNLSTSMSGVYVCKAHNEVGSAQCNVTLTVSTGPRAMVVAGVVVGTMVGLGLLAGLVLLYQHRGKALEEPANDIKEDAIAPRTLPWPKGSDTISKNGTLSSVTSARALRPPQGPSRLGALTPTPSLSSQVLPSPRLPRTEGAHPQPISPGPGGVSSSALSRMGAVPVMVPAQSQAGSLV; this is encoded by the exons ATGATTTCCTTGCCCGGGTCTCCTGCGACCAGCTTGCTGCGGGTTTTGTTCCTGGGGCTGACTACTCTCG cgTCCCCCTCGCGGGCCCAGATGGAGGTGCACGTGTCCACGAGCCTCACGAAGCTACAGGCGGTGGAGGGAGCGGAAGTGGTGCTCCCAGCATGGTACAGCCTGCATGGGGAACTGTCTCCGACCAAGCCCAAGCCTTGGGAGGTGCCCACCGTGATGTGGTTCTTCCTAGAAGGGAAGGATAAGAATATGAGCCAG GTGTTGACATACATCGGTCAGGTCACAATGAGTGAGCCTCGAGCATCCCTGGTCCACCCCATGCCCTCCCGGAACGTGTCACTGCGGCTGCGGGACCTGCAGGAGAAAGACTCTGGGTCCTACCTCTGTTTTGTGAACTTGCAATATAATCAAGGCACTGTTAAAGGTCAAAGCAGCAAACATTTAGAGCTGGATGTCCTGG TCCCTCCGGCTCCTCCATCCTGCCATCTCCGCGGTGTGGCCCACGTGGGGACCAACGTGACCCTGAGCTGCCAGTCCCCAAGGAGTAAGCCCACTGCCCAGTACCAGTGGGTGCGGTCACCCCCATCCTCCCAGGTTTTTTTTGCACCTGTTTTAG ATGCCATCCACGGGTCTTTAAGCCTCAAAAACCTGTCCACTTCCATGTCTGGAGTGTATGTCTGCAAGGCCCACAATGAGGTGGGCAGTGCCCAGTGCAATGTGACCCTGACTGTGAGCACAG GGCCCAGGGCTATGGTGGTTGCCGGAGTTGTCGTGGGCACCATGGTCGGACTGGGGCTGCTGGCAGGACTGGTGCTCTTGTACCAACACCGAGGCAAGGCCCTAGAGGAGCCGGCCAATGATATCAA GGAGGACGCCATCGCTCCCCGGACGCTGCCCTGGCCCAAGGGCTCAGACACAATTTCCAAGAATGGGACCCTTTCCTCTGTTACCTCGGCGCGAGCCCTCCGGCCACCCCAGGGCCCTTCCAGGCTTGGTGCATTGACCCCCACACCCAGCCTCTCCAGTCAGGTCCTGCCCTCGCCAAGGCTGCCCAGGACAGAGGGGGCCCACCCTCAGCCAATATCTCCTGGCCCTGGGGGGGTCTCTTCCTCTGCTCTGAGCCGCATGGGTGCTGTCCCCGTGATGGTTCCTGCCCAGAGTCAGGCTGGGTCTCTGGTGTGA